Below is a genomic region from Leifsonia sp. Root112D2.
CTCGCGCTCTTGTTGACGACGAGGTCGATGAAGCCGGGATCCTGGTGCGAGAAGCCGTTGTGGTCCTGCCGCCAGACGTGCGAGCTCAGCAGGTAGTTCAGCGAGGAGATGGGTCGGCGCCAGGCGATTTCAGCGGCGCTCTCCAGCCACTTGGCGTGTTGGTTGAACATGGAGTCGACGATGTGGATGAACGCCTCGTACGAGTTGAAGATGCCGTGCCGCCCGGTGAGCAGATAGCCCTCGAGCCAGCCCTGGCACTGGTGCTCGCTCAGCACCTCCATGACGCGGCCGGCCCGCGCCAGGTGATCGTCGCTCGGCAGAATCTCGGCGTTCCACTGCTTCTCGGTGTATTCGTACACCGCGGGAGCCAGGCGGTTGGATGCCGTTTCATCCGGCCCGAAGATGCGAAAGTTGTGCGGGTTGTCTCGAATCACATCGGCCAGCCAGGCGCCGAGCACCTTCGTCGCCTCGGCGGTCGTCGCGCCCGGTGACGGAACATCTACCGCGTAGTCGCGGAAGTCGGGCAGCTTCAGCTCCCGGCGCAGCAGACCTCCGTTGGCCACCGGCGTCGCGCTCATGCGCCGCTCACCGTCAGGAGCGAGGGCCGTGACTTCTTTCACGGGCGCGCCGGACTCATCGAAGAGTTCCTCGGGCCGGTACGACCTCATCCACGACTCGAGCAGGCGTGTGTGTGCCTCGGTGTCGCGGGCGTTGGCGAGCGGCACCTGGTGCGCGCGGTAGGTGCCCTCGACGCGAACCCCGTCGATGACGGTCGGGCAGGTCCAGCCCTTCGGGGTGCGCAGGATGATCATCGGCCACTTGGGGCGCTCGGGGCTGCCTTGTGTGGCATGCGCCTTGATGGCCGCGATCTCGTTGAGCACGACATCGAGAGTCTCAGCCATGCGCTGGTGCACGAGCAGCGGATCCTCACCGTCGAAGCCGCCGGAGACGATGTGCGGCTCATGGCCGTAGCCGCGCATGAGGTCGAGCAGCTCCTCCTCGGGGATGCGCGCGAGAATCGTCGGGTTGGCGATCTTGTAGCCGTTGAGGTGCAGGATCGGCAGCACCACGCCATCCTGAAGCGGGTTGATGAACTTGTTCGAGTGCCAACTGGTGGCGAGCGGCCCCGTCTCGGCCTCGCCGTCGCCGACGACCGCGGCCACGAGCAGATCGGGATTGTCGAACGCGGCGCCATACGCATGGCTGAGCGCGTAGCCGAGCTCGCCGCCCTCGTGGATGGATCCGGGCGTCTCGGGGGCCGCGTGGCTCGGGATTCCGCCGGGGAAGGAGAACTGGCGAAAGAGCTTGCGCATGCCGTCCACGGACTGGTCGATGTGTGAGTAGATCTCCGAATAGGTGCCGTCGAGGTAGGCGTTGGCGACCATGCCAGGGCCGCCGTGTCCCGGTCCGGTGATGTACAGCGTGTTCAGTGCCCGCTCGCGGATGGCGCGATTGAGGT
It encodes:
- a CDS encoding phosphoketolase family protein, whose amino-acid sequence is MREPSPLSAEVLAQVDAWWRAANYLSVGQIYLLDNPLLREPLSAEHIKPRLLGHWGTTPGLNFIYAHLNRAIRERALNTLYITGPGHGGPGMVANAYLDGTYSEIYSHIDQSVDGMRKLFRQFSFPGGIPSHAAPETPGSIHEGGELGYALSHAYGAAFDNPDLLVAAVVGDGEAETGPLATSWHSNKFINPLQDGVVLPILHLNGYKIANPTILARIPEEELLDLMRGYGHEPHIVSGGFDGEDPLLVHQRMAETLDVVLNEIAAIKAHATQGSPERPKWPMIILRTPKGWTCPTVIDGVRVEGTYRAHQVPLANARDTEAHTRLLESWMRSYRPEELFDESGAPVKEVTALAPDGERRMSATPVANGGLLRRELKLPDFRDYAVDVPSPGATTAEATKVLGAWLADVIRDNPHNFRIFGPDETASNRLAPAVYEYTEKQWNAEILPSDDHLARAGRVMEVLSEHQCQGWLEGYLLTGRHGIFNSYEAFIHIVDSMFNQHAKWLESAAEIAWRRPISSLNYLLSSHVWRQDHNGFSHQDPGFIDLVVNKSASIVRVYLPFDANTLLSTYDHCLRSVDYVNVVVAGKQPAPNWLSMEEAIAHCTRGLGILPWAGTEKAGEQPDVVLAAAGDVPTLEALAAASILRERMPELRVRVVNVVDLMRLQSEGEHPHGLSDRDFDAIFTDDKPVIFAYHGYPWMIHRLTYRRHGHANIHVRGFKEQGTTTTPFDMAMLNDIDRYHLVIDVIDRVPGLAERYAGLHQEMIDARLRARAWTREHGEDIPEVVDWAWGEATGVAQGSADEAVGAPVRADSTGGDNA